One window from the genome of Argonema galeatum A003/A1 encodes:
- a CDS encoding type II toxin-antitoxin system PemK/MazF family toxin, protein MVVQRFNVFLVNLDPTVGSEIQKTRPCVVISPDEMNHHIATVIVAPTIAKGQAYPTRIACQFQGKDGQIVLDQIRTVDKTRLVKHLGQISPDEQRAVLNTLAEMFAE, encoded by the coding sequence ATGGTAGTCCAACGTTTCAATGTTTTTCTAGTTAATCTAGATCCTACAGTAGGCAGTGAAATTCAGAAAACCCGACCCTGTGTAGTGATTTCGCCAGATGAGATGAACCACCACATCGCTACCGTCATCGTTGCACCAACGATCGCCAAGGGTCAAGCATATCCCACCCGTATAGCTTGTCAGTTTCAGGGCAAAGATGGGCAAATTGTTCTCGATCAGATCCGAACAGTAGACAAAACTCGATTGGTTAAACACCTCGGTCAAATCAGCCCCGATGAGCAAAGAGCAGTTCTCAATACCTTGGCTGAGATGTTTGCCGAGTGA
- a CDS encoding AbrB/MazE/SpoVT family DNA-binding domain-containing protein, whose translation MGATIRSRIVKIGNSQGIRIPKPLLEQSGIHEEVEIEVEGDRLIVRPATRSRLGWNEAFATMAERKDDVLLDDVSTTNWERVEWEW comes from the coding sequence ATGGGCGCAACAATCAGAAGCCGAATTGTTAAAATCGGCAACTCTCAAGGCATTCGTATTCCTAAACCGCTTTTAGAGCAGAGCGGTATTCACGAAGAAGTTGAAATTGAGGTGGAAGGCGATCGGTTGATTGTTCGCCCAGCAACGCGATCGCGTCTTGGATGGAATGAAGCATTTGCAACAATGGCAGAGCGAAAAGATGATGTTCTCCTAGATGATGTAAGCACTACAAACTGGGAACGGGTTGAATGGGAATGGTAG
- a CDS encoding NAD(P)H-quinone oxidoreductase subunit 4 translates to MVASFLIPVLPDKNGKNVRWYALGVGIADFFLMCYAFWKHYDASSATFQLAEKYAWVPQLGIYWAVSVDGLSVPLVLLAGLVTTLAILSAWQIDMKPRLFYFLMLVLYSAQVGVFVAQDLMLLFIVWELELVPVYLLVSIWGGQKRRYAATKFLIYTAATSVFILVAALAMALYGGSNITFDMAELALKDYPLTLELLLYAGLLISFGLKLAVFPLHTWLPDAHGEASAPVSMILAGVLLKMGGYGLIRVNMGLLPDAHIYFAPVLAILGVVNIIYGALNSFAQSNMKRRLAYSSVSHMGFVLLGIASFTDLGINGAMLQMISHGLIAAVLFFLAGVTYDRTHTLSLEEMGGIGQVMPKVFALFTIAAMASLALPGMSGFASEITVFLGVTTSDIYSSSFRTVTVFLAAVGLILTPIYLLSMLRQIFYNSGTASTCDITPSCDINDLDLKNQGSEEAVCFGTSCVLPSQAEFIDAKPREIFIAACFLALIIGIGLYPKMAMQVYDVTTVAVNAQVRESYTQLAQANPQIYAHSVLFPQIAASEVAAVAGISK, encoded by the coding sequence CTGGTTGCTTCCTTCCTTATCCCCGTATTGCCCGATAAAAACGGCAAGAATGTGCGGTGGTATGCCCTGGGTGTAGGCATTGCGGACTTTTTCTTGATGTGCTACGCCTTTTGGAAGCATTACGATGCGAGCAGCGCTACTTTTCAACTCGCGGAAAAGTATGCCTGGGTGCCTCAGTTAGGTATATACTGGGCCGTTTCGGTCGATGGGCTATCTGTCCCGCTTGTGCTTCTGGCAGGATTAGTGACCACACTAGCGATTCTGTCGGCGTGGCAAATCGATATGAAACCCCGCCTCTTCTATTTCCTGATGCTGGTGCTGTATTCAGCACAGGTAGGGGTATTTGTCGCGCAAGACTTGATGCTGCTATTCATTGTGTGGGAACTGGAACTGGTTCCCGTCTACTTGCTTGTCTCGATTTGGGGCGGCCAAAAGCGTCGCTATGCCGCTACAAAATTCTTGATCTACACCGCAGCGACGTCCGTATTTATTTTAGTGGCAGCGCTGGCAATGGCGCTCTATGGCGGCAGTAATATCACCTTCGATATGGCGGAACTTGCCCTGAAGGATTACCCGCTAACTTTAGAACTGCTGCTTTACGCGGGATTGCTGATTTCCTTTGGTCTTAAGCTAGCTGTTTTCCCCCTACACACCTGGCTGCCTGACGCCCACGGCGAAGCATCCGCTCCCGTATCGATGATTCTGGCTGGCGTGCTGCTGAAGATGGGCGGATACGGACTAATTCGGGTGAATATGGGGCTTCTCCCGGATGCACATATTTACTTTGCACCAGTTCTGGCGATTCTGGGCGTTGTCAACATTATTTATGGGGCTTTAAATTCTTTTGCCCAGTCGAACATGAAACGCCGTCTTGCCTATTCTTCAGTTTCCCACATGGGATTCGTACTGCTGGGAATTGCATCCTTTACTGACTTGGGAATCAACGGCGCGATGCTACAAATGATTTCCCACGGTTTGATTGCAGCAGTGTTGTTCTTTCTAGCAGGGGTGACTTACGATCGCACCCACACCCTATCATTGGAAGAAATGGGCGGTATCGGTCAGGTAATGCCTAAAGTGTTTGCCTTGTTTACCATAGCGGCGATGGCATCTTTGGCACTTCCCGGTATGAGCGGCTTTGCTAGCGAAATCACGGTGTTCCTTGGTGTGACAACTAGCGATATCTACAGCTCGTCATTCCGCACCGTAACGGTTTTCCTCGCCGCAGTCGGATTGATACTCACGCCGATTTATTTACTCTCCATGCTGCGACAGATATTTTACAATTCTGGTACAGCAAGCACTTGCGACATTACACCTTCCTGCGACATTAATGATTTAGACTTGAAAAATCAGGGATCTGAGGAAGCCGTTTGTTTCGGTACAAGCTGCGTCCTCCCAAGTCAGGCAGAGTTTATAGATGCCAAACCACGGGAAATATTTATCGCTGCTTGCTTTTTGGCGCTGATTATCGGGATTGGGTTGTACCCGAAGATGGCGATGCAAGTGTACGATGTAACGACTGTGGCGGTGAATGCTCAAGTCCGCGAGTCCTATACCCAATTAGCACAAGCAAATCCCCAGATTTATGCCCACAGTGTCTTGTTTCCTCAAATCGCAGCGTCTGAAGTAGCTGCTGTTGCGGGGATTTCTAAGTAA